A region from the Drosophila bipectinata strain 14024-0381.07 chromosome 3R, DbipHiC1v2, whole genome shotgun sequence genome encodes:
- the Nmdmc gene encoding bifunctional methylenetetrahydrofolate dehydrogenase/cyclohydrolase, mitochondrial isoform X4: MAQVIDGKGIAQEIRGQLAKELKEFVAAGNPTPHLTAVIVGEDPASEKYVANKMLACREVGISSETKRLPSSTTQEELLALIDQLNKDNRVNGVLVQLPVPEHINERTICNAVHVDKDVDGFNELNIGRLALDMEGIIPATPLGVKRLLEYSNIETLGRNAVVVGRSKNVSLPMAILLHSDGKYATKALDATVTICHRYTPPKELARHCRQADIVVVAVGKPGLITKDMIKPGACVIDVGINRIKDEKTGKFKLVGDVDFEEVRQVAGHITPVPGGVGPMTVAMLMQNTILAAKKQHYPSQS; this comes from the exons ATGGCTCAAGTCATCGATGGCAAAGGCATAGCTCAGGAGATTCGTGGCCAGTTAGCCAAGGAACTGAAGGAGTTCGTGGCAGCCGGCAATCCAACGCCCCATCTCACGGCTGTGATTGTGGGCGAGGATCCGGCCAGCGAGAAGTACGTGGCTAACAAGATGCTTGCCTGCCGCGAGGTGGGAATCTCTAGCGAGACCAAGAGGCTTCCCTCCTCCACTACGCAGGAGGAGCTCCTGGCGCTGATTGATCAACTGAACAAGGACAATCGCGTGAACGGAGTGCTGGTGCAACTGCCGGTGCCGGAGCACATCAATGAGCGCACCATCTGCAACGCTGTTCACGTTGACAAAGACGTGGATGGCTTCAACGAGCTCAACATAGGGCGTCTGGCTCTGGACATGGAGGGAATCATCCCAGCCACACCCCTAGGTGTTAAGAGATTGCTGGAGTACTCTAATATCGAGACCTTGGGACGGAATGCTGTCGTTGTTGGTCGTTCTAAGAACGTCAGCCTGCCGATGGCCATTCTCCTCCATTCGGATGGGAAATACGCCACCAAAGCTCTCGATGCCACAGTGACCATTTGCCACAGATACACGCCTCCAAAGGAACTGGCTCGTCACTGTCGCCAGGCGGACATTGTTGTGGTTGCTGTGGGCAAGCCAGGACTTATCACCAAGGACATGATTAAGCCTGGAGCCTGTGTCATTGATGTGGGTATTAATCGCATTAAGGACGAGAAGACTGGAAAGTTCAAGCTGGTTGGTGATGTGGACTTCGAAG AAGTTCGTCAAGTTGCCGGTCACATTACTCCAGTTCCTGGCGGTGTTGGTCCCATGACAGTGGCCATGCTGATGCAGAACACCATTCTGGCGGCGAAGAAGCAGCACTATCCCAGCCAGTCCTAA
- the hyx gene encoding parafibromin: MADPLSLLRQYNINKKEIVERDSQIIFGEFSWPKSVKTNYLKYGSGKKGAPREYYTLECLLYLLKNVMLQHSVYVRQCAAEDIPAVNRPDRKELLAYLNGETTTCASIDKSAPLEIPTQVKRAAEGDAASGEVAAKKARFEETQVQKVREQLAARWDVNQKETAVNMDNIKSLSETMSVEKIAAIKAKRLANKRTTIKRTDNDEAMGTDLRAILDYDVDSTKDIISRERQWRTRTSILQSTGKIFAKNIFAMLQGIKAREEGRNRPQAPNPIKMPEPARIAKPQPQLSQYNRYDQERFNRQKEETEGFKIDTLGTYHGMSLKSVTEGSLAQRKAQANNLPGAPGMPGATAGRPKELIPTAQARQLPPNGPQKRPSRTPIIIIPSANTSLITMLNVKDILQELRFMSTAEKKLQGCQRDSEVLLQRKRNNQTVSYRVIDNPIKLSQQDWQRVVAVFVMGPQWQFKGWPWDGNPVEIFSKICAFHICFSELKLDSNVERWSVTLLRLSQNKRHLDRAVLSKFWETLDKYMAKYKPDLRF; this comes from the exons ATGGCGGATCCGCTGAGTCTGCTGCGGCAGTACAACATAAACAAAAAGGAGATTGTCGAGCGCGATAGCCAGATCATATTTGGCGAGTTCTCCTGGCCCAAAAGTGTTAAGaccaattatctcaaatatgg ATCCGGCAAGAAGGGCGCTCCACGTGAATATTACACGCTGGAGTGCCTGCTGTACCTGCTCAAAAATGTTATGCTTCAGCACTCGGTCTATGTGCGTCAGTGTGCCGCCGAGGATATTCCCGCCGTGAACCGACCCGATCGAAAGGAGCTCCTAGCATATCTCAATGGCGAAACCACAACCTGCGCCAGCATCGACAAAAGTGCCCCGCTGGAGATACCCACCCAAGTGAAAAGGGCAGCTGAAGGAGATGCAGCCAGCGGGGAAGTGGCGGCCAAGAAGGCCCGCTTCGAGGAGACCCAAGTGCAAAAAGTGCGCGAGCAACTGGCGGCTCGTTGGGATGTCAATCAAAAGGAGACAGCCGTGAACATGGACAATATCAAATCGCTCTCGGAAACCATGTCCGTGGAGAAGATTGCCGCCATTAAAGCCAAGCGCTTGGCAAACAAAcgtactaccatcaaaaggaCGGACAACGATGAGGCAATGGGCACAGATCTGAGAGCCATCCTGGACTACGATGTGGACTCCACCAAGGATATTATTAGCAGGGAACGGCAGTGGCGGACGCGTACTTCCATCTTGCAGAGTACTGGCAAAATCTTTGCCAAGAACATTTTTGCCATGCTGCAGGGCATCAAGGCACGTGAGGAAGGACGTAACCGGCCGCAGGCCCCCAATCCTATCAAGATGCCTGAGCCGGCGCGGATAGCTAAGCCCCAGCCCCAGTTGTCGCAGTACAATCGTTACGATCAGGAGCGTTTCAACAGGCAAAAAGAAGAAACCGAGGGCTTCAAGATCGACACCCTGGGTACATACCATGGTATGTCACTGAAGTCTGTGACTGAGGGCTCACTGGCGCAGCGCAAGGCGCAAGCTAACAATCTGCCCGGAGCACCTGGAATGCCGGGTGCCACCGCCGGCCGACCCAAGGAACTTATACCCACGGCCCAGGCCAGGCAACTGCCCCCAAACGGACCACAGAAGCGACCCTCTCGCACACCCATCATAATTATTCCGTCTGCCAACACAAGCCTCATCACCATGCTCAATGTGAAGGACATCCTACAGGAGCTCCGCTTCATGTCCACCGCCGAAAAGAAGTTGCAAGGCTGCCAACGCGACAGCGAGGTGTTATTGCAG CGTAAACGTAATAATCAAACTGTGTCTTACCGAGTGATAGACAATCCTATCAAGCTGTCGCAACAGGATTGGCAGCGTGTGGTGGCCGTGTTTGTGATGGGACCTCAATGGCAGTTCAAGGGCTGGCCCTGGGATGGAAATCCCGTCGAAATATTCTCAAAAA TTTGCGCTTTTCATATATGCTTCAGTGAGCTGAAATTGGACTCCAATGTGGAGCGTTGGTCGGTGACGTTGCTACGTCTCTCCCAAAACAAACGCCATCTGGACCGGGCTGTGCTCAGTAAATTCTGGGAAACTTTGGACAA atatatGGCCAAATACAAGCCTGACTTGAGGTTTTAA
- the Nmdmc gene encoding bifunctional methylenetetrahydrofolate dehydrogenase/cyclohydrolase, mitochondrial isoform X3: MRFTSNMAQVIDGKGIAQEIRGQLAKELKEFVAAGNPTPHLTAVIVGEDPASEKYVANKMLACREVGISSETKRLPSSTTQEELLALIDQLNKDNRVNGVLVQLPVPEHINERTICNAVHVDKDVDGFNELNIGRLALDMEGIIPATPLGVKRLLEYSNIETLGRNAVVVGRSKNVSLPMAILLHSDGKYATKALDATVTICHRYTPPKELARHCRQADIVVVAVGKPGLITKDMIKPGACVIDVGINRIKDEKTGKFKLVGDVDFEEVRQVAGHITPVPGGVGPMTVAMLMQNTILAAKKQHYPSQS, translated from the exons ATGCGATTCACAAG CAACATGGCTCAAGTCATCGATGGCAAAGGCATAGCTCAGGAGATTCGTGGCCAGTTAGCCAAGGAACTGAAGGAGTTCGTGGCAGCCGGCAATCCAACGCCCCATCTCACGGCTGTGATTGTGGGCGAGGATCCGGCCAGCGAGAAGTACGTGGCTAACAAGATGCTTGCCTGCCGCGAGGTGGGAATCTCTAGCGAGACCAAGAGGCTTCCCTCCTCCACTACGCAGGAGGAGCTCCTGGCGCTGATTGATCAACTGAACAAGGACAATCGCGTGAACGGAGTGCTGGTGCAACTGCCGGTGCCGGAGCACATCAATGAGCGCACCATCTGCAACGCTGTTCACGTTGACAAAGACGTGGATGGCTTCAACGAGCTCAACATAGGGCGTCTGGCTCTGGACATGGAGGGAATCATCCCAGCCACACCCCTAGGTGTTAAGAGATTGCTGGAGTACTCTAATATCGAGACCTTGGGACGGAATGCTGTCGTTGTTGGTCGTTCTAAGAACGTCAGCCTGCCGATGGCCATTCTCCTCCATTCGGATGGGAAATACGCCACCAAAGCTCTCGATGCCACAGTGACCATTTGCCACAGATACACGCCTCCAAAGGAACTGGCTCGTCACTGTCGCCAGGCGGACATTGTTGTGGTTGCTGTGGGCAAGCCAGGACTTATCACCAAGGACATGATTAAGCCTGGAGCCTGTGTCATTGATGTGGGTATTAATCGCATTAAGGACGAGAAGACTGGAAAGTTCAAGCTGGTTGGTGATGTGGACTTCGAAG AAGTTCGTCAAGTTGCCGGTCACATTACTCCAGTTCCTGGCGGTGTTGGTCCCATGACAGTGGCCATGCTGATGCAGAACACCATTCTGGCGGCGAAGAAGCAGCACTATCCCAGCCAGTCCTAA
- the Rel gene encoding nuclear factor NF-kappa-B p110 subunit has protein sequence MNQYYDLDKGKNVLFMNDASSTSGYSSGNSPTSTTQSLSPAHSPATMALQTDFANLNLPAGNSPHQPMQSSPYQLLNGGLTLDATNLLNSSGVANAMSFGNMYNMDHQYHMSTAAASQVQQNFGYQPAHGMLPPGDSKHVPLLRIVEQPVEKFRFRYKSEMHGTHGSLNGANSKRTPKTFPEVTLYNYDGPAVIRCSLFQTNLDSPHSHQLVVRKDDRDVCDPHDLHVSKERGYVAQFINMGIIHTAKKYIFDELYKKKKDRLVFQMNRRELSTKQVQELHQETEREAKDMNLNQVRLCFEAFKIEENGAWVQLANPVYSNPINNRKSAQTGELRIVRLSKPTGGVMGNDELILLVEKVSKKNIKVRFFEEDEDGETVWEAYAKFRESDVHHQYAIVCQTPAYKDKDVDREVGVSIELIRPSDDERSYPPLPFRYKPRDAIVSRKRRRTCSSATSSSGNSSSNNSLDFPKTIGMAQPQAQPNAKANYSQHDKTISQEFGRDHLDELLNSPCYSKLIYQHSAELEKMCQLGELVELQHAGELQADGHGRSMADVPPARNLTTYYLNEIFKIFDQDRHAKSESSRRRVEELFTDHALKNENNDTLLHEVISYKKDNLKLAIKTIQVMNHFKLNVLADNALNADGDSPLHAACQQDRAHYIRPLLGLGCSPNQQNHAGNTPLHLAVKEEHLNCVDSFLNGAPIRAGEIELDLTLKNDDGLTPLHMAIRQNKYDVAKKLISHDRSSISVANTKDGNNALHMAVLEQSIELLVLILDAQNQSLANILQARNAAGYTPLQLARCKANERVVQLLEKVYPEKSDVAMTWIPRKVKEEIDSSSDESSDAGQLEIKAEEMYIKTEDEDSVEMDLSSQGSRETESSPDAESGTTQMDKLQNLLKNQSVYEQLSAMLAEPVGHGADGHVPKWKLIARQSHLEKFAFLWANADALLDYILDNPATVDSGAFVSALQLIDSRAYALLERELR, from the exons ATGAATCAATACTATGACTTGGACAAGGGGAAGAACGTGCTGTTTATGAACGATGCCTCCAGCACCAGTGGATACAGCAGCGGCAACTCACCGACTTCAACCACCCAATCCTTGTCGCCCGCCCACTCGCCTGCGACCATGGCCTTGCAAACGGATTTCGCCAATCTCaacttgccagccgggaacTCACCACATCAACCGATGCAAAGTTCACCATATCAGCTGTTAAATGGCGGTCTGACTCTGGACGCGACTAATTTGTTAAATTCCTCTGGTGTTGCTAACGCCATGAGTTTCGGCAACATGTACAACATGGACCATCAGTACCACATGTCAACGGCAGCGGCGTCGCAAGTTCAACAAAACTTTGGATACCAGCCGGCGCATGGGATGCTGCCACCTGGCGATTCAAAACACGTGCCACTACTGAGAATCGTGGAACAGCCAGTGGAAAAGTTCCGCTTTCGTTACAAGAGTGAAATGCACGGCACCCATGGCTCGTTAAACGGCGCCAACTCGAAGAGGACCCCGAAAACATTTCCGGAAGTCACTTTGTACAACTACGATGGTCCCGCCGTAATCCGATGCAGCTTGTTCCAAACGAACCTGGACAGTCCCCATTCGCATCAGTTGGTGGTACGCAAGGACGATCGGGATGTGTGCGATCCACACGACCTTCACGTGTCCAAGGAGCGCGGCTATGTGGCTCAGTTCATCAATATGGGAATCATTCACACGGCCAAGAAATACATCTTCGATGAGTTGTACAAAAAGAAGAAGGATCGATTGGTCTTCCAAATGAACCGACGGGAGTTGTCAACCAAGCAAGTGCAGGAGCTTCATCAGGAGACCGAGAGGGAGGCCAAGGACATGAATCTTAATCAG GTTCGCCTTTGTTTCGAGGCCTTTAAGATTGAGGAGAACGGCGCTTGGGTGCAACTTGCTAATCCGGTGTACAGCAACCCAATCAACAACCGCAAGTCGGCACAAACCGGAGAGCTGCGCATCGTTCGGCTGAGCAAACCAACTGGCGGCGTCATGGGCAACGACGAACTCATCCTGCTGGTCGAGAAGGTTAGCAAAAAGAACATAAAGGTGCGCTTCTTCGAGGAGGACGAAGACGGAGAAACGGTGTGGGAAGCGTACGCAAAGTTTCGGGAATCGGATGTCCATCACCAATATGCGATTGTTTGCCAGACGCCTGCGTACAAAGACAAGGATGTGGACCGAGAGGTTGGAGTGTCCATTGAGCTGATACGGCCCTCCGACGACGAACGATCCTACCCGCCCCTGCCCTTCCGCTACAAGCCCCGAGATGCGATCGTTTCGAGGAAGCGGCGTCGCACTTGCTCCTCAGCCACCAGTAGTTCCGGaaattccagctccaacaaTTCACTAGATTTTCCAAAAACCATTGGTATGGCACAGCCACAAGCCCAGCCGAATGCGAAGGCCAACTATTCGCAACACGATAAAACAATCAGCCAGGAGTTTGGACGGGATCATCTGGACGAATTGTTGAACTCGCCGTGCTACAGCAAACTCATCTATCAGCATTCAGCAGAGCTGGAGAAAATGTGCCAGTTGGGCGAACTGGTAGAGCTGCAGCATGCGGGCGAGCTTCAAGCCGACGGACATGGGCGCTCAATGGCAGACGTGCCTCCGGCAAGAAACTTGACCACCTACTACCTGAATGAAATCTTCAAGATCTTCGACCAGGATCGACACGCAAAATCAGAATCTTCACGTCGGCGTGTGGAGGAGTTGTTCACAGATCACGCGCTCAAGAACGAGAACAATGACACGTTGCTCCACGAGGTGATTAGCTACAAGAAGGACAACTTGAAGCTGGCCATTAAGACAATACAGGTGATGAACCATTTCAAGCTGAATGTGCTGGCCGACAACGCGTTGAATGCGGATGGAGACAGTCCTTTGCATGCGGCCTGCCAACAGGATCGGGCCCATTACATTCGCCCACTTCTTGGACTGGGCTGCAGTCCCAATCAGCAGAACCACGCAGGGAATACGCCACTGCACTTGGCCGTCAAAGAAGAGCACCTGAACTGCGTGGACAGCTTCCTGAACGGAGCTCCCATCAGAGCGGGAGAAATAGAACTGGACTTGACGCTAAAGAACGACGATGGACTAACGCCCTTGCACATGGCCATCCGGCAAAACAAATACGATGTGGCCAAGAAGCTGATCAGCCACGACAGGAGTTCCATTAGCGTGGCGAACACAAAGGACGGCAACAACGCCCTGCACATGGCAGTCTTGGAGCAGAGTATAGAGCTACTGGTGCTCATTTTGGATGCCCAGAACCAGTCCCTCGCCAACATCCTGCAGGCGAGAAATGCCGCTGGCTATACACCCCTACAGTTGGCCAGGTGCAAGGCCAACGAGCGAGTGGTGCAGCTCCTTGAGAAGGTGTATCCGGAAAAGAGCGATGTGGCTATGACCTGGATTCCACGAAAAGTGAAAGAGGAGATTGACTCTTCCTCCGACGAGAGCAGCGATGCTGGGCAGCTAGAGATTAAGGCGGAGGAGATGTACATAAAAACGGAGGATGAGGACTCCGTAGAAATGGACCTGAGCAGTCAAGGAAGTCGGGAAACGGAATCGAGTCCAGATGCTGAAAGCGGGACAACCCAAATGGACAAACTTCAAAACCTGCTGAAGAACCAATCTGTGTATGAGCAGCTGAGTGCTATGCTCGCTGAGCCTGTGGGTCATGGTGCCGATGGTCATGTACCCAAATGGAAACTGATCGCCCGCCAATCCCATTTAGAGAAGTTTGCCTTTCTGTGGGCCAATGCTGATGCGTTGTTGGATTACATTCTGGACAATCCTGCTACAGTAGACTCTGGAGCATTTGTCAGTGCCCTGCAGTTGATAGATTCCAGGGCCTATGCCCTGCTGGAGAGGGAATTACGTTAA
- the Mst85C gene encoding uncharacterized protein Mst85C, translated as MKPQSKRKSFPFNAPQPGEIMEFGFGTFNANPFGHPGDSVDCGKWQHKRKSEQQVSVLPPKQLITEERITQHFSGLQISGDSKINVGSSSVNGNNNSGANVTGGLATDDIPSTSTGKTHHPNPAYQMAAMELEQKLRNANRIVICDELKQGTGPGHVGAPIIPPEWLLKTGPRPCTALVPWHPSPLQMVMPLTKIPAPPTPQQQLVGQPVGPELDDYDDDLEFFENNNTCNVNLNKSDEHMDEDL; from the exons ATGAAGCCCCAGTCCAAGAGGAAATCGTTTCCCTTCAATGCCCCGCAGCCCGGCGAAATAATGGAGTTTGGCTTTGGCACCTTCAATGCGAATCCCTTCGGCCATCCAGGGGACTCCGTTGACTGCGGCAAATGGCAGCATAAACGAAAATCAGAGCAGCAAGTGTCAGTCCT ACCCCCAAAACAGCTAATCACCGAGGAACGTATAACCCAGCACTTCAGCGGCCTGCAGATTTCGGGAGATTCCAAGATCAATGTGGGCTCGTCATCAGTCAACGGCAACAATAACAGCGGGGCCAATGTCACAGGAGGCTTGGCCACCGATGATATTCCATCCACGAGCACGGGCAAGACCCACCATCCCAATCCCGCCTACCAGATGGCGGCTATGGAATTGGAGCAGAAGCTACGCAATGCCAATCGTATTGTGATTTGCGATGAACTGAAGCAAGGAACAGGTCCTGGACACGTCGGTGCTCCAATAATTCCACCGGAGTGGTTGCTGAAAACCGGTCCTCGTCCCTGCACTGCTCTAGTGCCTTGGCATCCATCTCCCTTACAGATGGTTATGCCACTGACCAAGATTCCGGCACCACCAACTCCACAGCAACAACTCGTTGGGCAACCTGTAGGACCGGAACTGGATGACTACGACGATGATCTGGAGTTTTTTGAGAATAACAATACATGTAATGTGAACCTTAACAAGTCTGATGAGCACATGGACGAGGACCTGTAG
- the Nmdmc gene encoding bifunctional methylenetetrahydrofolate dehydrogenase/cyclohydrolase, mitochondrial isoform X2, giving the protein MWRRSLKTIVIIANRRYVHKPQVHSNMAQVIDGKGIAQEIRGQLAKELKEFVAAGNPTPHLTAVIVGEDPASEKYVANKMLACREVGISSETKRLPSSTTQEELLALIDQLNKDNRVNGVLVQLPVPEHINERTICNAVHVDKDVDGFNELNIGRLALDMEGIIPATPLGVKRLLEYSNIETLGRNAVVVGRSKNVSLPMAILLHSDGKYATKALDATVTICHRYTPPKELARHCRQADIVVVAVGKPGLITKDMIKPGACVIDVGINRIKDEKTGKFKLVGDVDFEVRQVAGHITPVPGGVGPMTVAMLMQNTILAAKKQHYPSQS; this is encoded by the exons ATGTGGCGGCGTTCTCTAAAAACCATAGTGATTATTGCAAACCGCAGATATGTCCACAAGCCGCAGGTCCACAG CAACATGGCTCAAGTCATCGATGGCAAAGGCATAGCTCAGGAGATTCGTGGCCAGTTAGCCAAGGAACTGAAGGAGTTCGTGGCAGCCGGCAATCCAACGCCCCATCTCACGGCTGTGATTGTGGGCGAGGATCCGGCCAGCGAGAAGTACGTGGCTAACAAGATGCTTGCCTGCCGCGAGGTGGGAATCTCTAGCGAGACCAAGAGGCTTCCCTCCTCCACTACGCAGGAGGAGCTCCTGGCGCTGATTGATCAACTGAACAAGGACAATCGCGTGAACGGAGTGCTGGTGCAACTGCCGGTGCCGGAGCACATCAATGAGCGCACCATCTGCAACGCTGTTCACGTTGACAAAGACGTGGATGGCTTCAACGAGCTCAACATAGGGCGTCTGGCTCTGGACATGGAGGGAATCATCCCAGCCACACCCCTAGGTGTTAAGAGATTGCTGGAGTACTCTAATATCGAGACCTTGGGACGGAATGCTGTCGTTGTTGGTCGTTCTAAGAACGTCAGCCTGCCGATGGCCATTCTCCTCCATTCGGATGGGAAATACGCCACCAAAGCTCTCGATGCCACAGTGACCATTTGCCACAGATACACGCCTCCAAAGGAACTGGCTCGTCACTGTCGCCAGGCGGACATTGTTGTGGTTGCTGTGGGCAAGCCAGGACTTATCACCAAGGACATGATTAAGCCTGGAGCCTGTGTCATTGATGTGGGTATTAATCGCATTAAGGACGAGAAGACTGGAAAGTTCAAGCTGGTTGGTGATGTGGACTTCGAAG TTCGTCAAGTTGCCGGTCACATTACTCCAGTTCCTGGCGGTGTTGGTCCCATGACAGTGGCCATGCTGATGCAGAACACCATTCTGGCGGCGAAGAAGCAGCACTATCCCAGCCAGTCCTAA
- the Nmdmc gene encoding bifunctional methylenetetrahydrofolate dehydrogenase/cyclohydrolase, mitochondrial isoform X1: MWRRSLKTIVIIANRRYVHKPQVHSNMAQVIDGKGIAQEIRGQLAKELKEFVAAGNPTPHLTAVIVGEDPASEKYVANKMLACREVGISSETKRLPSSTTQEELLALIDQLNKDNRVNGVLVQLPVPEHINERTICNAVHVDKDVDGFNELNIGRLALDMEGIIPATPLGVKRLLEYSNIETLGRNAVVVGRSKNVSLPMAILLHSDGKYATKALDATVTICHRYTPPKELARHCRQADIVVVAVGKPGLITKDMIKPGACVIDVGINRIKDEKTGKFKLVGDVDFEEVRQVAGHITPVPGGVGPMTVAMLMQNTILAAKKQHYPSQS; encoded by the exons ATGTGGCGGCGTTCTCTAAAAACCATAGTGATTATTGCAAACCGCAGATATGTCCACAAGCCGCAGGTCCACAG CAACATGGCTCAAGTCATCGATGGCAAAGGCATAGCTCAGGAGATTCGTGGCCAGTTAGCCAAGGAACTGAAGGAGTTCGTGGCAGCCGGCAATCCAACGCCCCATCTCACGGCTGTGATTGTGGGCGAGGATCCGGCCAGCGAGAAGTACGTGGCTAACAAGATGCTTGCCTGCCGCGAGGTGGGAATCTCTAGCGAGACCAAGAGGCTTCCCTCCTCCACTACGCAGGAGGAGCTCCTGGCGCTGATTGATCAACTGAACAAGGACAATCGCGTGAACGGAGTGCTGGTGCAACTGCCGGTGCCGGAGCACATCAATGAGCGCACCATCTGCAACGCTGTTCACGTTGACAAAGACGTGGATGGCTTCAACGAGCTCAACATAGGGCGTCTGGCTCTGGACATGGAGGGAATCATCCCAGCCACACCCCTAGGTGTTAAGAGATTGCTGGAGTACTCTAATATCGAGACCTTGGGACGGAATGCTGTCGTTGTTGGTCGTTCTAAGAACGTCAGCCTGCCGATGGCCATTCTCCTCCATTCGGATGGGAAATACGCCACCAAAGCTCTCGATGCCACAGTGACCATTTGCCACAGATACACGCCTCCAAAGGAACTGGCTCGTCACTGTCGCCAGGCGGACATTGTTGTGGTTGCTGTGGGCAAGCCAGGACTTATCACCAAGGACATGATTAAGCCTGGAGCCTGTGTCATTGATGTGGGTATTAATCGCATTAAGGACGAGAAGACTGGAAAGTTCAAGCTGGTTGGTGATGTGGACTTCGAAG AAGTTCGTCAAGTTGCCGGTCACATTACTCCAGTTCCTGGCGGTGTTGGTCCCATGACAGTGGCCATGCTGATGCAGAACACCATTCTGGCGGCGAAGAAGCAGCACTATCCCAGCCAGTCCTAA